From the genome of Bradyrhizobium elkanii USDA 76, one region includes:
- the mctP gene encoding monocarboxylate uptake permease MctP: MTDHIAWVALCVFIFFFALVTVMGFFAARWKSGPVSEHLDEWGLGGRQFGTWITWFLVGGDFYTAYTVIAVPALVYAVGAYGFFALPYTIIVYPFVFAVMPVLWKKAHANGYVTAADVVHGAYGSRALELAVALTGLVATMPYIALQLIGMEVVIKAMGLSGELPIIAAFVILALYTYSSGLRAPALIAFVKDIMIYIVVLTAVVVVPAKLGGYGAVFAAANDAFTAKGGATGLTLKPSQYLPYATLALGSALAAFMYPHTLTGIFASKSADTIRKNAVLLPAYTLLLGLIALLGYMAYAANIKVTSPNDVVPMLFKTLFPEWFAGFAFSAIAIGALVPAAVMSIGAANLFTRNVWKSYVNPDISHAGEASVAKITSLVVKVGALAFILFLPTQYALDLQLLGGLWIVQTLPALVFGLFTVWFRAEGLLLGWAVGIGWGTYTAWSNGLKPLASISLGDSSYSFYVGLGALLLNIVVAVLATVVVGLISPAKRRAAA, translated from the coding sequence ATGACCGATCATATCGCCTGGGTGGCGCTCTGCGTCTTCATCTTCTTCTTCGCGCTCGTCACCGTGATGGGCTTCTTCGCGGCGCGCTGGAAATCCGGCCCGGTCAGCGAGCATCTCGATGAATGGGGCCTCGGCGGCCGCCAGTTCGGCACCTGGATCACCTGGTTCCTGGTCGGCGGCGATTTCTACACCGCCTACACCGTGATCGCGGTGCCGGCGCTGGTCTATGCGGTCGGCGCCTATGGCTTCTTCGCGCTGCCCTACACCATCATCGTCTATCCCTTCGTGTTCGCGGTCATGCCGGTGCTGTGGAAGAAGGCGCATGCCAATGGCTACGTCACCGCTGCCGATGTCGTCCACGGCGCCTATGGCTCGCGCGCGCTCGAGCTCGCGGTGGCGCTGACCGGCCTGGTCGCGACCATGCCCTACATCGCGCTGCAGCTGATCGGCATGGAGGTCGTGATCAAGGCGATGGGGCTGTCAGGCGAGCTGCCGATCATCGCCGCCTTCGTCATCCTCGCGCTCTATACCTATAGCTCCGGCCTGCGGGCGCCGGCGCTGATCGCCTTCGTCAAGGACATCATGATCTACATCGTGGTGCTGACCGCCGTGGTCGTGGTGCCGGCAAAGCTCGGCGGCTACGGCGCGGTGTTCGCGGCGGCCAACGACGCCTTCACGGCGAAGGGCGGCGCCACCGGCCTGACGTTGAAGCCTTCACAATATCTGCCCTATGCGACGCTGGCGCTCGGCTCGGCGCTCGCGGCCTTCATGTATCCGCACACGCTGACCGGCATCTTCGCCTCGAAGTCGGCGGATACCATCCGCAAGAACGCGGTCCTGCTGCCGGCCTATACGCTCTTGCTCGGCCTGATCGCGCTGCTCGGCTACATGGCCTATGCCGCCAATATCAAGGTGACGTCACCGAACGACGTGGTGCCGATGCTGTTCAAGACGCTGTTCCCCGAGTGGTTCGCGGGCTTTGCGTTCTCGGCGATCGCGATCGGCGCCTTGGTGCCGGCGGCGGTGATGAGCATCGGCGCCGCCAATCTGTTCACGCGCAATGTCTGGAAGTCCTATGTCAATCCGGACATCTCGCATGCGGGCGAGGCGTCGGTGGCGAAGATCACCTCGCTGGTGGTCAAGGTCGGCGCGCTCGCCTTCATCCTGTTCCTGCCGACGCAATATGCGCTCGACCTGCAACTGCTCGGCGGCCTCTGGATCGTGCAGACGCTGCCGGCGCTGGTGTTCGGGCTGTTCACCGTCTGGTTCCGCGCTGAAGGCCTGCTGCTCGGCTGGGCGGTCGGCATCGGCTGGGGCACGTATACGGCGTGGAGCAACGGGCTGAAGCCGCTCGCCAGCATCTCGCTCGGCGATTCCAGCTACAGCTTCTATGTCGGGCTCGGCGCGCTGCTGCTCAACATCGTCGTGGCGGTGCTCGCGACCGTCGTGGTCGGCCTGATATCACCTGCCAAGCGCCGCGCGGCGGCCTGA
- a CDS encoding DUF3311 domain-containing protein, whose translation MWILLLLPFIGLLWVPFYNFVEPSLFGFPFFYWYQLAWVPISSLLIWLVYRSRRPDADETR comes from the coding sequence ATGTGGATTCTGTTGCTGCTGCCGTTCATCGGCTTGCTGTGGGTGCCGTTCTATAATTTCGTCGAGCCCTCCCTGTTCGGCTTTCCCTTCTTCTACTGGTACCAGCTCGCCTGGGTGCCGATCTCCTCGCTCCTGATCTGGCTGGTCTATCGCAGCCGCCGGCCTGATGCCGACGAGACGCGGTGA
- a CDS encoding tripartite tricarboxylate transporter substrate binding protein, with protein sequence MPLRLLASLLFALAANVLLHVPARAAYPDHIVKIVVPFAPGGGTDVVARTLAQEMQKDLGVTVIIENKPGAGTIIGTQSVATSPPDGYTLLMATFANAVNPSLYSKLPYDAHKDFAPVALVARSFNVVVVNPASPIKSIADLIAAAKADPEKLSYGTYGTGTSAHLAGELFKHMAGVNLTTVPYKGAAPAITDLMGGQIQVMFTTVASCASLVEAGQLRAIGVTSAERSAAFPQLPTVSEAGASGYVAESWYGLYAPANTPPDIIDRLNRSAAKAVQAQAFKRLSVNEGLVMVASPPAELDRYFAGEEARWRKVIKDAGIKAE encoded by the coding sequence ATGCCGCTTCGTCTTCTCGCATCACTCCTGTTCGCGCTCGCAGCAAATGTCCTGCTGCACGTGCCGGCGCGCGCCGCCTATCCCGATCACATCGTCAAGATCGTGGTGCCGTTCGCGCCGGGCGGCGGCACCGATGTCGTGGCGCGGACGCTGGCGCAGGAGATGCAGAAGGATCTCGGCGTCACCGTCATCATCGAGAACAAGCCGGGGGCGGGCACCATCATCGGCACGCAGAGTGTCGCGACGAGTCCGCCCGACGGCTACACGCTGCTGATGGCGACCTTCGCCAACGCGGTCAATCCGAGCCTCTACAGCAAGCTGCCCTATGACGCGCACAAGGATTTTGCGCCCGTGGCGCTGGTGGCGCGCTCGTTCAACGTCGTCGTGGTCAATCCGGCTTCGCCGATCAAGTCGATTGCCGATCTGATCGCGGCCGCGAAGGCCGATCCGGAAAAGCTGTCCTACGGCACCTATGGCACCGGCACCTCGGCGCATCTCGCCGGCGAACTGTTCAAGCACATGGCCGGTGTCAATCTCACCACCGTTCCCTACAAGGGCGCGGCGCCCGCCATCACCGACCTGATGGGCGGCCAGATCCAGGTGATGTTCACCACGGTGGCAAGCTGCGCCTCGCTGGTCGAGGCCGGGCAGCTGCGCGCGATCGGGGTGACATCGGCTGAGCGCTCGGCCGCGTTCCCGCAATTGCCGACGGTGTCGGAAGCCGGCGCATCCGGCTATGTCGCCGAATCCTGGTACGGCCTCTACGCGCCGGCCAACACGCCGCCGGACATCATCGACCGCCTCAACAGATCGGCAGCCAAGGCCGTGCAGGCGCAGGCCTTCAAGAGGCTCAGCGTCAATGAAGGCCTCGTGATGGTGGCCTCACCGCCGGCCGAGCTCGACCGCTACTTTGCCGGCGAGGAGGCGCGCTGGCGCAAGGTGATAAAGGACGCCGGCATCAAGGCCGAATAG